Proteins from a genomic interval of Hornefia porci:
- a CDS encoding deoxycytidylate deaminase yields the protein MAHYEDNRPSWDEYFMSMAELTAKRSTCLRRHVGAVIVKDRHIIATGYNGAPRGVAHCAEKGGCLREELGVPSGERHELCRALHAEQNAIIQAATLGQSIEDGAIYITHQPCAICAKMIINAGIKRIVVREGYPDSLAVDILDEAGLKVITMGKETTEK from the coding sequence ATGGCACATTATGAAGATAACAGGCCCTCATGGGATGAATATTTCATGTCCATGGCGGAGCTGACCGCAAAGCGCTCGACCTGTCTCAGGCGGCATGTCGGCGCGGTGATCGTCAAGGATCGCCACATTATCGCCACAGGCTATAACGGCGCGCCGAGAGGCGTGGCGCACTGTGCGGAGAAGGGAGGCTGCCTGCGGGAGGAGCTGGGAGTTCCGTCCGGAGAGCGTCACGAGCTCTGCAGGGCGCTTCACGCGGAGCAGAACGCGATTATTCAGGCGGCGACGCTGGGACAGAGCATTGAAGACGGTGCGATCTATATCACCCATCAGCCCTGCGCCATCTGCGCCAAGATGATTATCAACGCGGGAATCAAGCGCATCGTTGTCCGGGAGGGGTATCCGGACAGCCTTGCCGTCGATATTCTGGATGAAGCCGGCCTGAAGGTCATAACGATGGGAAAAGAAACGACAGAAAAATAG
- a CDS encoding ECF transporter S component has product MKRLDTDKTIYRIVMTGLMMCLILVATSLFKIPVPGTQGYVHLGDAMIFLSVLLLGRNSGALAGGLGSALGDILGGYAFWAPWTFVIKFLMAFIMGLVIDLLERRGRKVSDKGVTAVDIVGMAFGGAEMCAGYFLAERVIYGNWITAAVAIPWNIGQFVVGIIVAVVITQALYKTPAKKYFAAR; this is encoded by the coding sequence ATGAAAAGACTGGATACGGACAAGACAATCTACAGAATCGTAATGACCGGGCTGATGATGTGCCTCATTCTGGTGGCAACCAGCCTGTTCAAAATCCCGGTGCCGGGAACGCAGGGCTACGTCCACCTGGGCGACGCCATGATCTTCCTGTCGGTATTGCTTCTCGGGAGAAATTCCGGAGCGCTGGCCGGCGGACTGGGCTCCGCGCTGGGAGATATCCTGGGAGGGTACGCCTTCTGGGCTCCCTGGACTTTTGTGATTAAATTCCTGATGGCGTTCATCATGGGGCTGGTCATTGATCTGCTGGAACGTCGGGGCCGCAAGGTTTCTGACAAAGGAGTGACGGCTGTCGACATCGTTGGCATGGCGTTTGGCGGTGCGGAAATGTGTGCCGGATACTTCCTGGCAGAGCGCGTCATCTACGGAAACTGGATTACTGCGGCTGTCGCCATCCCATGGAACATCGGACAGTTTGTGGTGGGTATCATCGTTGCCGTTGTGATTACGCAGGCTTTGTACAAGACCCCCGCAAAAAAATATTTCGCAGCGAGATAA
- a CDS encoding segregation and condensation protein A, whose amino-acid sequence MSYKVRLPIFEGPFDLLVYLIENAQMSIYDIQVSEITSQYLDYISEMRQRNVNLSSEFMVLAAELIEIKSRMILPKPRLDEELLNVEDPRSQLAERLLAYKRCKKQSEMLAEQERAQSGVFEKPQEDISVYLDNPDVYLNLSIEDFAGAFHAFLGRKQRIEAVRRHYTRVEREKVTMENRMELIRRIFRKTTAGGATSVPFQELVPDLRNRYDVVVSFMSVLQMMRDRYLDAVQKKTYGEITVIAGERDFDRPPDEEGTEREYGNRPEDRHGGGRGDRPEEDQNDQ is encoded by the coding sequence ATGAGTTACAAAGTCAGACTTCCGATTTTCGAGGGGCCCTTCGACCTTCTCGTTTACCTGATCGAAAACGCGCAGATGAGCATCTACGATATTCAGGTGTCGGAAATTACAAGTCAATATCTGGACTACATCAGTGAAATGCGGCAGCGGAACGTGAACCTGTCTTCCGAGTTCATGGTGCTGGCGGCGGAACTCATCGAGATTAAATCCAGGATGATACTGCCGAAGCCACGGCTGGACGAGGAGCTCCTGAATGTAGAGGATCCGCGCAGCCAGCTGGCAGAGCGGCTGCTGGCGTACAAACGCTGTAAAAAGCAGAGCGAGATGCTGGCGGAACAGGAACGCGCTCAGTCCGGCGTGTTTGAGAAACCCCAGGAAGACATTTCAGTGTATCTGGACAATCCGGACGTCTATCTGAACCTCAGCATAGAGGATTTCGCAGGAGCGTTTCACGCGTTTCTCGGCCGAAAACAGAGAATCGAAGCGGTTCGCCGCCACTATACCCGCGTAGAGCGCGAAAAGGTCACCATGGAAAACCGCATGGAGCTTATCCGGAGAATCTTCCGGAAAACGACGGCCGGCGGCGCCACCTCTGTTCCTTTTCAGGAGCTGGTTCCGGATCTGCGGAACCGCTATGATGTTGTGGTCTCCTTCATGTCCGTCCTTCAGATGATGCGGGACCGTTACCTCGACGCGGTACAGAAGAAGACCTACGGGGAGATTACGGTAATTGCCGGAGAACGGGACTTTGACCGGCCGCCGGATGAAGAGGGGACTGAACGCGAGTACGGGAACAGGCCGGAAGACCGACACGGCGGCGGACGCGGCGACCGGCCTGAGGAGGATCAGAATGACCAGTAG
- a CDS encoding cysteine hydrolase family protein produces MERKYAVLVVDMLNDFVTGALKCDRGLAIVPKTVELLKGCREKGIPVIFCNDAHLKGIDHELKLWGDHAIAGTRGAEVIPELELSDKDYVVPKRRYSGFFHTDLDLLLKELGVDTVVITGLHAHMCVRHTSADAYQLGYDIVVPKDATDSFTEEDYNMGIRYLKEVYGAEITDVDSFLASL; encoded by the coding sequence ATGGAACGTAAATATGCAGTACTTGTGGTGGATATGCTGAATGATTTTGTAACCGGAGCATTGAAATGTGACCGTGGTCTGGCAATCGTGCCGAAGACGGTTGAGCTTCTCAAAGGCTGCCGGGAAAAGGGAATCCCTGTGATCTTTTGCAATGATGCGCATCTGAAAGGCATTGATCACGAACTGAAGCTGTGGGGAGACCATGCTATTGCAGGCACCAGGGGTGCAGAGGTTATTCCGGAGCTGGAATTGTCAGATAAGGACTATGTGGTGCCAAAGCGGCGTTACAGCGGATTTTTCCACACAGATCTGGATCTTCTGCTGAAGGAACTGGGAGTAGACACTGTTGTCATAACAGGTCTCCACGCGCACATGTGTGTTCGCCATACATCCGCAGATGCATACCAGCTGGGCTACGATATTGTAGTTCCTAAGGATGCTACAGATTCCTTCACAGAGGAAGATTACAACATGGGAATCAGATATCTGAAAGAAGTTTACGGAGCGGAAATTACGGATGTAGACAGTTTCCTGGCCAGTCTGTAA
- a CDS encoding prepilin peptidase, whose translation MEQLTPYLITVIKCLAAILAAIFLGNGAVYFFNKMPARWFCDYGEAPPNEASKKTPNGSPEGTSEEPTGSGKRRIRSHPWKIVFTMLFVVLGIWLVIDDWRFAVAALCSAWLLIEMAIGDVLCRIVPDQLILLLGVTAVGYLPYYDNWQFCVIGGLAGFGLMGFVALLGRLIYCRDTVGGGDIKLFAALGFVTGAYGIVTIFVASTLLSAAHFLFLMAQKKVRRGESRPMVPYIAVAAIAYLAFFWGIPEMMFSL comes from the coding sequence TTGGAGCAGCTGACACCCTATCTGATAACTGTCATAAAATGTCTGGCGGCCATTCTCGCAGCGATTTTTCTGGGGAATGGCGCTGTCTATTTCTTTAACAAAATGCCGGCCCGGTGGTTCTGCGACTATGGCGAGGCTCCGCCCAATGAAGCATCGAAGAAAACACCGAATGGATCGCCTGAGGGAACATCGGAGGAACCGACGGGTTCCGGCAAACGCCGGATTCGAAGCCATCCCTGGAAAATCGTTTTCACGATGCTCTTTGTCGTGCTGGGGATTTGGCTTGTCATCGATGACTGGCGTTTCGCCGTTGCCGCACTGTGCAGCGCCTGGCTGCTGATTGAAATGGCAATCGGAGACGTCCTCTGCCGGATTGTGCCGGATCAGCTGATTCTGCTGCTGGGCGTCACCGCGGTGGGCTACCTGCCGTATTATGATAACTGGCAGTTCTGCGTGATCGGCGGACTGGCCGGCTTCGGCCTGATGGGCTTTGTGGCTCTGCTGGGAAGACTTATCTACTGTCGGGACACGGTGGGCGGCGGAGACATCAAGCTTTTCGCGGCACTCGGCTTTGTCACAGGCGCCTACGGCATCGTTACGATCTTTGTGGCAAGCACGCTGCTCAGCGCAGCGCATTTTCTGTTTCTCATGGCACAAAAAAAGGTGCGGCGCGGCGAGAGCCGCCCGATGGTTCCGTACATTGCTGTTGCGGCGATCGCGTACCTTGCGTTTTTTTGGGGAATCCCCGAAATGATGTTCAGTCTGTAG
- a CDS encoding DMT family transporter, with protein sequence MTDKDKMERKKSFLEKYVKIIVVLAVVAGSSSGIFGAAISAPSMAIGFWRLTLGMPFFAVPVLLHQREQLKAIEKKDLLWTFAAGAFLFGHFFSWFTAVKLTNIASGVVLAALHPLVVLVVTVFVFHRHVGRRPVMGIVLALLGGVLVAGLDKSQLSSGNFKGDVLAFMAAMFMGFYFVIGNEVRRRVAGPPYVFLCFLSCWICFCIGMVVTKTPALGYSAHDYVLLVGLTLVCQIGAHAVFNLCFGYVDSLYVSAWESGESVFAIILSLIFLHQIPTSWEVLGAAVVVIGLLYYNYCTGLEEKARTEIRGNK encoded by the coding sequence ATGACAGACAAAGACAAAATGGAGAGGAAAAAAAGTTTTTTAGAAAAGTATGTAAAGATTATCGTGGTGCTGGCGGTGGTCGCCGGATCCTCGTCCGGGATCTTCGGCGCCGCGATTTCAGCACCGTCCATGGCTATCGGGTTCTGGAGGCTGACGCTGGGCATGCCGTTTTTTGCTGTTCCGGTGCTGCTGCACCAGAGGGAACAGCTGAAGGCCATCGAGAAGAAGGATCTGCTCTGGACCTTCGCCGCGGGAGCGTTTCTGTTCGGCCACTTTTTCAGCTGGTTCACTGCCGTCAAGCTGACGAATATCGCCAGCGGCGTGGTGCTGGCGGCGCTCCACCCGCTTGTGGTGCTGGTGGTGACGGTTTTCGTGTTCCACCGCCATGTGGGACGGCGGCCCGTGATGGGAATCGTCCTGGCGCTGCTGGGCGGCGTTCTGGTGGCGGGGCTTGACAAGAGCCAGCTGTCCTCGGGGAATTTCAAAGGAGACGTTCTGGCTTTCATGGCCGCGATGTTCATGGGCTTTTATTTTGTGATAGGTAATGAGGTGCGCAGGAGAGTGGCGGGACCGCCGTATGTGTTCCTGTGCTTCCTGTCCTGCTGGATCTGTTTCTGCATCGGCATGGTGGTGACAAAGACTCCGGCACTGGGATATTCCGCGCACGACTATGTGCTGCTGGTCGGGCTGACGCTGGTCTGCCAGATCGGCGCCCACGCGGTATTCAACCTTTGCTTTGGTTATGTGGATTCCCTGTATGTTTCCGCCTGGGAATCCGGAGAATCGGTGTTTGCCATCATTCTGAGCCTGATCTTCCTTCATCAGATTCCGACGTCGTGGGAGGTGCTGGGGGCTGCAGTCGTGGTCATCGGCCTGCTGTACTACAATTACTGTACAGGCCTGGAGGAGAAGGCCAGGACGGAGATACGCGGGAACAAATGA
- a CDS encoding glycosyltransferase family 4 protein: MEVSRTVVFGSFALAFVIALAATPLAIRIAPKIGAMDIPKDSRRMHDHAMPRFGGMAIFLGTMISMIFFLHDKPKMLPVLIGGTLIYLLGVVDDLRDLDARVKFGGQTAVAILMYVMGLKIEFISNYIAGEGLWRFGTILCFVVTVLWIVGITNTINLIDGLDGLAAGVTAIASLAIAYVAYIHGNQFGFLIVCAAMMAVAGGCIGFLPYNFYPARIFMGDSGSLFLGFMIAVLSVVGPLKRSTMVAVVIPVMVLGIPIFDTFFAIFRRVINRRPIMQADKGHLHHHLIASGYGQRRAVLMLYGISAIMGMAAVLISRDLYKDSFVLIGIACIYLYVFLTDPNHKMPQIKAINIEKEEKEEQKARKNGKL; encoded by the coding sequence ATGGAAGTAAGCAGGACAGTTGTCTTTGGCTCCTTTGCGCTGGCATTTGTGATCGCGCTGGCGGCTACGCCCCTGGCGATCCGGATCGCCCCGAAGATAGGAGCCATGGACATTCCAAAGGACAGCAGAAGAATGCATGATCACGCGATGCCCCGGTTCGGCGGGATGGCCATATTTCTGGGCACCATGATTTCGATGATTTTCTTTCTGCACGATAAGCCGAAAATGCTGCCGGTGCTGATCGGCGGAACGCTGATTTATCTGCTGGGAGTCGTGGATGATCTCCGCGATCTGGACGCCCGGGTCAAATTCGGCGGACAGACCGCTGTCGCGATACTCATGTATGTGATGGGCCTGAAGATCGAATTCATCAGCAATTATATCGCGGGCGAGGGACTGTGGCGCTTCGGAACGATTTTATGCTTCGTCGTCACAGTGCTCTGGATCGTGGGAATTACCAATACCATCAACCTGATCGACGGGCTGGACGGGCTGGCGGCCGGCGTGACTGCCATCGCGTCCCTGGCCATCGCATATGTCGCGTATATTCACGGCAATCAGTTCGGGTTCCTGATCGTCTGTGCCGCGATGATGGCGGTGGCGGGCGGCTGTATCGGATTCCTGCCGTATAATTTCTATCCTGCCAGAATTTTTATGGGAGACAGCGGTTCGCTGTTTCTCGGCTTTATGATCGCGGTGCTTTCTGTGGTGGGTCCGCTGAAGCGGTCCACGATGGTGGCGGTGGTAATCCCGGTCATGGTGCTGGGCATTCCGATATTCGATACGTTTTTCGCGATTTTCCGCAGGGTGATTAACCGCAGACCGATTATGCAGGCGGACAAAGGCCATCTTCATCATCATCTGATCGCGTCCGGCTACGGACAGCGCAGGGCCGTTCTGATGCTGTACGGGATAAGCGCCATCATGGGGATGGCCGCTGTCCTGATCAGCCGGGACCTGTACAAGGATTCCTTTGTCCTGATCGGCATCGCATGTATCTACCTGTATGTATTCCTGACCGATCCGAATCATAAGATGCCGCAGATCAAGGCGATCAACATCGAGAAGGAAGAGAAGGAGGAGCAGAAAGCAAGGAAAAATGGAAAATTATAA
- a CDS encoding vitamin B12-dependent ribonucleotide reductase, which translates to MAISDISENALKVLEKRYQGKDEDGNVVESVEQMFRRVSDTIARVDANFDNTADTGKVSDEFFELMTSLRFMPNSPTLMNAGRTLGQLSACFVLPVGDSMEEIFDSVKNAALIHKSGGGTGFSFSRLRQSGASVKSTGGVASGPVSFMKVFNAATEAVKQGGTRRGANMGILRVDHPDILEFIDCKANNSDITNFNISIGITEKFMQAVEEQTDYDLIDPKSGTAVGHLSAVKVFELIVDHAWKNGEPGIIFLDRLNRDNVVPSQGEIESTNPCGEQPLLPYESCNLGSVNLTKMLRRTLTGYEFDFRLLEQTVNEAVHFLDNVIEANNYPLDIIAETTRATRKIGLGVMGWADALLMLEIPYNSEEAIRLADKVMGFINNTGHAASARLAEKRGSFPLFSVSTLREGPAMRNATVTTIAPTGTISMIAGCSSGVEPVFAYAFVRNIMDGTEMVEVNPILMHKLETLGLDKDRALLKRIAREGTIAHIEEIPQEVRDVFVCAHDIRPVDHIRMQAAFQNHTDNAVSKTVNFPKEATRGDVREAYLLAYEEGCKGVTIYRDGSREEQVLNIGEVNHGNKTTAPETPAAPLHVEPRPRPEITRGFTEKVRIGCGNLYITTNYDENGICEVFTSTGKAGGCPSQSEATARLVSVALRSGISIEEVYDQLKGIRCPSTIRQQGMSCTSCPDAIAKVIMKVSKAIEEEQKNGITASLAQEREMLKSKPLPKPGTVNIPSNSAEIHVCPECGGPVEHEGGCVICRNCGFSKCG; encoded by the coding sequence ATGGCAATATCGGATATCAGTGAAAATGCTTTGAAGGTCCTGGAGAAACGGTACCAGGGAAAGGACGAGGACGGAAATGTGGTGGAGTCTGTGGAGCAGATGTTCCGCCGGGTTTCGGACACCATCGCCAGAGTCGACGCTAATTTTGACAATACGGCGGACACAGGGAAAGTGTCCGATGAGTTTTTCGAACTGATGACCAGCCTGCGGTTCATGCCGAATTCTCCGACACTGATGAATGCCGGACGGACGCTGGGACAGCTGTCCGCATGTTTTGTGCTGCCCGTCGGAGACAGCATGGAGGAGATTTTCGATTCCGTGAAGAATGCGGCGCTGATTCATAAATCCGGAGGAGGGACGGGATTCTCGTTCTCCCGCCTGCGTCAGAGCGGTGCGTCTGTAAAATCCACCGGTGGAGTTGCCAGCGGTCCGGTGAGCTTCATGAAGGTCTTTAATGCGGCTACAGAAGCGGTCAAGCAGGGCGGGACCCGTAGAGGCGCCAACATGGGTATTCTGCGGGTGGATCATCCGGACATTCTGGAGTTCATCGACTGCAAGGCCAACAACAGCGACATTACCAACTTCAACATCAGCATCGGAATCACCGAGAAGTTCATGCAGGCGGTAGAGGAGCAGACTGATTACGACCTGATTGATCCCAAGTCCGGAACCGCGGTCGGTCACCTGAGCGCCGTCAAGGTTTTCGAGCTCATTGTGGATCATGCGTGGAAAAACGGAGAGCCGGGAATCATCTTTCTGGACCGCCTGAACCGGGACAATGTGGTGCCGTCCCAGGGAGAGATCGAGAGTACAAATCCATGCGGGGAGCAGCCGCTGCTGCCCTATGAGAGCTGCAATCTCGGTTCCGTCAATCTGACGAAAATGCTTCGCAGAACCCTGACCGGATACGAGTTCGATTTCCGTCTCCTTGAGCAGACCGTCAACGAGGCGGTGCATTTCCTGGATAACGTAATCGAAGCCAATAATTATCCGCTGGACATCATCGCGGAAACCACCCGGGCCACCCGTAAAATCGGGCTGGGCGTCATGGGCTGGGCGGATGCGCTCCTGATGCTGGAGATTCCGTACAATTCCGAGGAGGCGATTCGTCTGGCGGACAAAGTCATGGGCTTCATCAACAACACCGGACATGCGGCCAGTGCGAGACTGGCGGAAAAACGGGGGAGTTTTCCTTTGTTCTCCGTCAGCACCCTCAGAGAGGGTCCCGCAATGCGGAACGCAACCGTCACCACCATCGCGCCTACCGGAACGATTTCCATGATCGCGGGATGCTCCTCCGGCGTAGAGCCGGTGTTCGCCTATGCTTTTGTGCGCAACATCATGGACGGAACAGAGATGGTAGAGGTGAATCCGATCCTCATGCATAAACTGGAAACTCTGGGCCTGGACAAGGACAGGGCGCTCCTGAAGCGGATCGCCAGAGAGGGAACCATCGCTCATATCGAGGAGATTCCGCAGGAAGTCCGGGATGTGTTCGTCTGCGCTCATGACATCAGGCCGGTGGATCACATCAGGATGCAGGCGGCGTTCCAGAACCACACAGACAATGCGGTCTCCAAGACTGTCAATTTCCCGAAGGAGGCCACGCGCGGCGATGTGCGGGAGGCGTATCTGCTGGCCTATGAAGAGGGCTGCAAGGGTGTGACGATTTATCGCGACGGAAGCCGTGAAGAGCAGGTGCTGAACATCGGCGAGGTAAACCATGGGAACAAAACCACTGCCCCTGAGACGCCTGCGGCGCCTCTGCATGTGGAGCCCCGCCCCCGTCCGGAAATCACCAGAGGCTTTACGGAAAAGGTCCGGATCGGCTGCGGCAACCTTTATATTACAACCAATTACGACGAAAACGGAATCTGTGAGGTGTTCACCAGCACCGGAAAAGCCGGCGGCTGTCCCAGCCAGAGCGAGGCTACGGCCCGTCTGGTTTCCGTAGCGCTGCGGAGCGGCATCTCCATCGAGGAGGTTTACGATCAGCTGAAGGGAATCCGGTGCCCGTCAACCATCCGTCAGCAGGGAATGAGCTGTACCTCCTGCCCGGACGCCATCGCCAAGGTGATCATGAAGGTGTCCAAGGCCATCGAGGAGGAGCAGAAAAACGGTATTACGGCGTCACTGGCACAGGAACGGGAGATGCTGAAAAGCAAGCCGCTTCCTAAGCCCGGAACGGTGAATATCCCGTCCAACTCGGCTGAGATCCACGTCTGCCCGGAGTGCGGCGGCCCGGTGGAGCACGAGGGCGGCTGTGTGATCTGTCGTAACTGCGGCTTCAGCAAGTGCGGCTGA
- the mtnA gene encoding S-methyl-5-thioribose-1-phosphate isomerase: protein MNLSEIVPVKFTGDKMLVLDQTKLPGEQKYLEMTTKEDVFVAIKKMKVRGAPAIGVAAGYGLYISLRDYDGTNLNEFREKAHKVADYLVNARPTAVNLSWALKRMLARLDDFRGSVSGAKKLLFEEADRIRKEDEQSCRKMGEYGLTLLKPGMGILTHCNAGTLATAKYGTSLAPLYLGQEKNYRFRVFADETRPALQGARLTAWELSKAGVDVTLICDDMASIVMKNGWIDAVLVGCDRMAANGDGANKIGTSGVAILAKEYGIPFYMFVPTSTIDYDTPKGDDIEIELRDGREICEMWYKTRMAPVGIKTYNPSFDVTSAEYITAVVTEKGIVYPPYEENLQKLREK from the coding sequence ATGAATTTATCAGAAATCGTACCAGTAAAATTTACCGGTGACAAGATGCTTGTGCTGGACCAGACGAAGCTGCCGGGGGAGCAGAAGTATCTTGAGATGACGACGAAGGAGGATGTCTTTGTCGCCATCAAGAAAATGAAGGTCAGAGGGGCCCCGGCCATCGGCGTGGCTGCGGGATACGGACTCTACATTTCGCTGAGAGATTATGACGGGACGAATCTGAACGAGTTCAGAGAGAAAGCGCACAAGGTCGCCGATTATCTGGTCAACGCGCGCCCCACCGCCGTGAACCTTTCCTGGGCTCTCAAAAGGATGCTTGCCCGGCTGGATGATTTCCGCGGATCGGTGTCCGGCGCGAAAAAGCTTTTGTTCGAGGAGGCGGACCGCATCCGTAAAGAGGACGAGCAGTCGTGCCGCAAGATGGGAGAGTACGGTCTGACACTCCTGAAGCCGGGAATGGGGATCCTGACCCACTGCAATGCGGGCACGCTGGCGACCGCCAAATACGGGACCAGCCTGGCGCCGCTGTACCTGGGGCAGGAGAAGAACTACCGGTTCCGCGTATTCGCGGACGAGACGAGACCGGCTCTGCAGGGGGCGCGGCTGACCGCATGGGAGCTGAGCAAGGCAGGCGTCGATGTAACGCTGATCTGCGATGATATGGCCTCTATCGTCATGAAGAACGGATGGATCGACGCGGTCCTTGTGGGCTGCGACCGGATGGCCGCCAACGGAGACGGAGCGAACAAAATCGGAACCTCCGGAGTGGCGATTCTGGCGAAGGAATACGGGATCCCGTTCTATATGTTTGTGCCGACGTCCACTATCGACTACGATACGCCGAAGGGCGACGACATCGAGATCGAGCTGAGGGACGGCCGGGAGATCTGTGAGATGTGGTACAAAACCAGAATGGCTCCGGTCGGCATCAAGACATACAACCCGTCCTTCGATGTCACCAGCGCAGAATACATTACAGCCGTTGTTACGGAGAAAGGCATCGTGTATCCTCCTTACGAGGAGAACCTGCAGAAGCTGCGGGAGAAATAA
- a CDS encoding metal-dependent hydrolase yields MLGKTHLAVGVATALIITQPHSLDEIVATVIGGAVGGIICDIDVKIDRSNRFAEKASTDALYGEIAAGILASSLLLANWFMEGTVCRVVADNGMLAILGAVLFLILFVIGEKSKHRDRTHSLFFMIAFTISVMLIHLNIGLAFLFGYASHLTIDLLNKSPERLFYPRKKGVCFKICYADRFGNELLFVIGIAVIVLYFYGVASYFI; encoded by the coding sequence GTGTTAGGAAAGACGCATCTTGCGGTAGGCGTTGCTACAGCGCTCATAATAACGCAACCTCATTCATTAGATGAAATCGTGGCTACCGTTATTGGGGGTGCCGTAGGTGGAATCATCTGTGATATAGATGTAAAAATTGACAGAAGCAACAGATTTGCAGAAAAGGCTAGCACAGATGCTCTATACGGAGAAATTGCAGCAGGTATTTTGGCAAGTTCGTTGCTCTTGGCAAATTGGTTCATGGAAGGAACAGTATGCCGTGTGGTAGCAGACAATGGAATGCTTGCGATACTAGGTGCAGTTCTATTTTTAATACTGTTTGTTATCGGAGAAAAAAGCAAACACCGTGATAGAACTCATTCGTTGTTTTTTATGATCGCGTTTACCATTTCAGTGATGCTGATACACCTTAATATCGGATTAGCATTTCTGTTTGGATATGCTTCTCATTTAACTATTGACTTACTTAATAAATCTCCTGAGAGATTATTCTATCCGCGGAAGAAGGGAGTTTGCTTTAAGATCTGTTATGCGGATCGATTCGGGAATGAGCTATTATTTGTTATAGGAATAGCCGTTATCGTTTTATATTTTTATGGAGTGGCTTCGTATTTTATATAA
- the truA gene encoding tRNA pseudouridine(38-40) synthase TruA: MERNILLTIEYDGTGFSGWQRQPDRRTVQGTLEEALSRVCAVPVQVDGTSRTDAGVHALGQRASFHGDFGIPVERIPLAVNNLVSEAGKDGDMRIRKAQLVPEGFHARYDSKGKKYRYRIHNGEEMPVFLRNYRYHVRGALDAAAMRRAAEHITGTHDFACFQAAGGTPRKTTVRTVRQLTVSECAADGGRLIDIDVAGDGFLYNMVRIIAGTLVEAGQGKIPPGAVPGIIASRDRRRAGHTAPPQGLYLTEVYY, from the coding sequence ATGGAACGGAATATTCTGCTGACAATCGAATACGACGGAACCGGATTTTCCGGCTGGCAGAGACAGCCGGACAGGAGAACCGTACAGGGAACGCTGGAGGAGGCGCTCTCCAGAGTCTGCGCCGTACCCGTTCAGGTAGACGGCACCAGCAGGACAGACGCCGGCGTCCATGCGCTGGGACAGAGAGCGAGCTTTCACGGGGATTTCGGAATTCCTGTGGAGCGCATTCCGCTGGCGGTAAACAATCTGGTTTCAGAAGCAGGGAAAGACGGGGATATGAGGATCCGGAAAGCGCAGCTCGTGCCGGAGGGATTTCACGCCCGTTATGACTCGAAGGGAAAGAAGTACCGTTATCGGATTCACAATGGGGAAGAGATGCCGGTATTTTTGCGTAACTACCGTTATCACGTGCGAGGCGCGCTGGACGCGGCCGCGATGCGCCGCGCCGCGGAGCACATCACAGGCACTCACGATTTCGCCTGCTTCCAGGCTGCGGGAGGAACTCCCCGTAAGACGACGGTTCGGACAGTCCGTCAGCTTACAGTCAGTGAATGTGCCGCGGACGGCGGCAGGCTCATCGATATCGATGTCGCCGGAGATGGGTTTCTGTATAACATGGTCCGGATCATAGCTGGGACGCTGGTAGAGGCGGGGCAGGGAAAAATTCCGCCGGGGGCGGTTCCCGGTATTATCGCGTCACGGGACCGGCGCAGAGCCGGACATACGGCGCCTCCGCAGGGACTGTACCTGACAGAGGTATATTACTGA
- a CDS encoding low molecular weight protein-tyrosine-phosphatase, translating to MLNILFICHGNICRSTMAEFMFRNMVRKAGREKDFLVESAATSREEIGNDIHPGTKKKLQENDVPYERHYARQMSRTDYNKFDYLIGMDDANVRNIIRIAGGDPEKKTAASDN from the coding sequence ATGCTTAACATTTTGTTCATCTGCCACGGCAATATCTGCAGATCCACCATGGCAGAATTCATGTTCAGAAATATGGTTCGCAAGGCGGGCAGAGAGAAAGACTTTCTCGTCGAGTCTGCTGCCACCAGCCGGGAGGAAATCGGCAATGACATTCATCCGGGCACAAAGAAAAAGCTGCAGGAGAATGACGTCCCCTATGAACGCCACTATGCCCGGCAAATGAGCCGGACCGACTATAACAAGTTCGATTATCTCATCGGTATGGACGATGCCAATGTTCGAAACATCATCCGCATCGCAGGCGGCGACCCGGAGAAAAAAACCGCTGCATCAGACAATTAA